Proteins encoded within one genomic window of Bacilli bacterium PM5-9:
- a CDS encoding PadR family transcriptional regulator PadR (product_source=KO:K10947; cath_funfam=1.10.10.10; cog=COG1695; ko=KO:K10947; pfam=PF03551; smart=SM00347; superfamily=46785) produces MCDIVIVQYTVRSDTLNTQFKKGILELCVLCLIEREDMSGYQLVEQLGEYVEVSVNTIYPILRRLTSEGVLATYEVYDSGRKRKYYVLSNPGKEYYKKLYDEWLSFNNSVEALLKEESNNE; encoded by the coding sequence ATGTGTGATATAGTTATTGTGCAATACACAGTAAGGAGTGATACTTTGAATACACAATTTAAAAAAGGAATATTAGAGTTATGTGTCTTGTGTTTAATTGAGCGAGAAGATATGTCGGGCTATCAACTAGTTGAACAGCTAGGTGAATATGTTGAAGTAAGTGTAAATACAATTTATCCGATTTTAAGAAGGCTAACAAGCGAAGGTGTCTTAGCCACTTATGAGGTTTATGATTCAGGACGTAAAAGAAAATATTATGTTTTATCAAACCCGGGAAAAGAGTATTATAAAAAGTTATATGATGAGTGGTTAAGTTTTAATAATAGCGTTGAGGCTTTACTAAAGGAGGAAAGTAATAATGAATAG
- a CDS encoding ECF transporter S component (folate family) (product_source=TIGR04518; cog=COG0477; tigrfam=TIGR04518; transmembrane_helix_parts=Outside_1_4,TMhelix_5_24,Inside_25_30,TMhelix_31_50,Outside_51_59,TMhelix_60_82,Inside_83_83,TMhelix_84_103,Outside_104_107,TMhelix_108_130,Inside_131_136,TMhelix_137_159,Outside_160_178,TMhelix_179_199,Inside_200_215,TMhelix_216_238,Outside_239_247,TMhelix_248_270,Inside_271_286): MNLEIIIAQIIVLIVMVALFYVTFKKDGNKITIKDMTIVTLMCVLTAVLNKTLSIKFPPAQPIFVISFASSIAITLGILFSPKLALIAGLITDIVGLLLAPASGDNSMPFLGFTLTAMLSCYLPSILVRVTKKQKEAVMNLLIVGILLLSVILAGVYLFSVNTISIDQNQNDLNNSLRYSIIGVLVLISIAVVALNYFINQKIKNDSNMYITTTQLTLIVLVVEIVCHIVLTTLWINIMYGVPLVVAASTRIIKGLLMLPLNVMVIYLILKYIPNQYKRHLIKEEI, translated from the coding sequence ATGAATTTAGAAATTATTATTGCGCAAATTATTGTGCTAATTGTTATGGTTGCTTTATTTTATGTGACATTTAAAAAAGATGGAAATAAAATAACAATCAAAGATATGACAATAGTAACATTGATGTGTGTATTGACAGCTGTTTTAAATAAAACACTATCAATTAAGTTCCCCCCAGCACAACCAATTTTTGTAATTAGTTTTGCTAGTTCAATTGCAATAACATTAGGTATTTTATTTTCACCTAAGTTAGCATTAATAGCAGGGTTAATAACAGATATAGTTGGTTTATTGCTTGCTCCAGCTTCTGGAGATAACTCAATGCCATTTTTAGGCTTTACTTTAACAGCAATGTTATCTTGTTATTTACCTTCAATATTAGTCAGAGTAACAAAAAAACAAAAAGAAGCTGTTATGAATTTATTGATTGTTGGTATATTACTTTTATCAGTTATTTTAGCAGGTGTTTATTTATTTAGTGTTAATACAATCTCGATTGATCAAAATCAAAATGACTTGAATAACTCTTTACGATATAGTATCATTGGTGTCTTGGTTTTAATTTCAATTGCTGTTGTTGCATTAAATTATTTTATAAATCAAAAAATTAAAAATGATAGTAATATGTATATTACAACAACTCAATTAACTTTAATTGTTTTGGTTGTTGAAATAGTATGTCATATTGTGTTAACTACTTTATGGATTAATATTATGTATGGAGTGCCATTAGTAGTTGCTGCTTCAACAAGAATAATTAAAGGTTTACTGATGTTGCCTTTAAATGTTATGGTAATTTATTTAATTTTAAAATATATTCCTAACCAATATAAACGTCATTTGATTAAAGAAGAAATATAA
- a CDS encoding hypothetical protein (product_source=COG3877; cath_funfam=1.20.870.10; cog=COG3877; pfam=PF09862; smart=SM00497; superfamily=88659), with product MRDETNNVENKKKWFIDLSEEDGEFIKKFVIYSGSLKKLSQVYNVSYPTVRIRLDNLIEKISHENTDTELEYINFIKDVMSEYEVSSKATKKLIKKYIEMSGKNNE from the coding sequence GTGAGAGATGAAACAAACAATGTTGAAAATAAAAAAAAGTGGTTTATTGATTTAAGTGAAGAAGATGGGGAGTTTATAAAAAAATTTGTAATTTATTCTGGTTCACTAAAAAAGTTATCTCAAGTTTATAATGTATCATATCCAACTGTTAGGATTCGGTTGGACAATTTAATTGAGAAAATATCACATGAAAATACTGATACTGAATTAGAATATATCAATTTTATTAAAGATGTAATGAGCGAATACGAAGTAAGTTCTAAGGCTACAAAAAAATTAATAAAAAAATATATAGAAATGAGTGGGAAAAACAATGAATAG
- a CDS encoding hypothetical protein (product_source=Hypo-rule applied; pfam=PF13349; superfamily=50203; transmembrane_helix_parts=Inside_1_6,TMhelix_7_29,Outside_30_245), protein MKILKKIAAVGGALLVIGIILGVIASITLQKPFFEVITYSSYTKIDEAILKSDINEVVINFEVAEVNIQESKDNKISYEYYGTKKSNFEANVEGKTVHFKNETRKFLTGFNFEGNKLNLYLPKDKIYKLDVDSDVSSINISKVTASSISANGNVGEIKIIDCIVKDYLDIRSDVGAVEVRNVKEPKKVDVITDVGAIKIINMYSKTVSLKSDVGTIDYKNDDLNYIVSDLIIKTDVGSENIKVGR, encoded by the coding sequence ATGAAAATACTTAAAAAAATTGCTGCTGTAGGTGGCGCATTATTAGTTATTGGTATTATCTTAGGTGTAATAGCAAGTATAACATTACAAAAACCATTCTTTGAAGTAATTACTTATAGTAGCTATACAAAAATAGATGAGGCTATTCTGAAAAGTGATATTAATGAGGTTGTAATAAATTTTGAGGTTGCTGAAGTTAATATTCAAGAAAGCAAAGACAATAAAATTTCGTATGAATATTATGGAACAAAGAAAAGTAATTTTGAAGCAAATGTTGAAGGAAAAACTGTGCATTTTAAAAATGAAACAAGAAAATTTTTAACAGGTTTTAACTTTGAAGGAAATAAATTAAACTTATATTTACCAAAAGATAAAATATATAAATTAGATGTTGATTCAGATGTATCAAGTATTAACATTTCTAAAGTAACTGCTTCAAGTATTAGTGCAAATGGAAATGTTGGTGAAATTAAAATAATTGATTGTATAGTTAAAGATTATTTAGATATTAGAAGTGATGTTGGTGCTGTTGAAGTTAGAAATGTTAAAGAACCAAAGAAAGTGGATGTTATCACTGATGTTGGAGCAATTAAAATAATCAATATGTATTCAAAAACTGTTTCATTAAAATCAGATGTTGGAACAATTGACTATAAAAATGATGATTTAAACTATATTGTTAGTGACTTAATTATTAAAACTGATGTTGGTAGTGAAAACATAAAAGTTGGAAGATAA
- a CDS encoding septation ring formation regulator (product_source=KO:K06286; cath_funfam=1.10.287.40,3.30.1520.10; cog=COG4477; ko=KO:K06286; pfam=PF06160; superfamily=140102,46966; transmembrane_helix_parts=Inside_1_4,TMhelix_5_27,Outside_28_576) encodes MDIKLMMIIGAIALVVLIAIILIVSSIKKRNRLAALDKLQDRIGVLKSLPVQYLLNKVSLMPKTEEIEHKYENWKNTYDRLSTVENMQIKNEINDIESLIYSRKYKKSHEGLDELETKIDAYEKEYETILDELTIATQVDVKNREEITNQKELFRNYKKMYQSNLNNYKPYNSAIERYFINIEDSFTNIDVLLNQSQVDKARNKAASLEGELLKMKDILNNLPVVLEELTKDIPAKFKEVEFQYNEIVVKKYNLSQLDVPKRLANINKEIVSVLSKNNDVFLKDLQDTSHFVNDELNAISNELDSEVRANEQLDKVIDDLVACSLEADKLCKEVNEEVNKIKDQYVLYKNELANLEMETRILFNFLVTKNNIVSQHMSSKYIASDLEKQARDLLPKVKAIIMALNAYMQRITDMRSDEKRLYDEYNNMLYIIKDCEARLRAMNLPMLSQAYYDTIEESKTGLTRIIKLLDAKPLNISVINSEVSKSCDVVYKLYDNARNLLKTAQMAENTIVFGNRYRLVRPEVDVMITRAESFFNNGEYTKSLSSAIEAIETIYPSIRKELLKYKTEQLKATPML; translated from the coding sequence ATGGATATAAAATTAATGATGATTATTGGTGCAATAGCTTTAGTAGTTTTAATTGCAATAATTTTGATAGTATCATCAATAAAAAAGAGAAACAGGCTTGCTGCGCTTGATAAACTACAAGATAGAATTGGTGTCTTAAAATCACTTCCTGTTCAATATTTATTGAACAAAGTTTCTTTAATGCCAAAGACAGAAGAAATTGAGCATAAATATGAAAATTGGAAAAATACTTATGATCGTTTATCTACTGTTGAAAACATGCAAATAAAAAATGAAATAAATGATATTGAATCATTAATATATTCAAGAAAATATAAAAAATCTCATGAAGGATTAGATGAATTAGAGACTAAAATTGATGCGTATGAAAAAGAATATGAAACAATTCTTGATGAATTAACAATCGCTACTCAAGTAGATGTGAAAAACAGAGAAGAAATAACTAATCAAAAAGAATTATTTAGAAATTATAAAAAAATGTATCAATCAAATTTAAACAATTATAAACCTTATAATAGTGCTATTGAAAGATATTTTATAAATATTGAGGATTCTTTTACAAACATTGATGTATTGTTAAATCAATCTCAAGTTGATAAAGCAAGAAATAAAGCAGCTTCTTTAGAAGGCGAATTATTAAAAATGAAAGATATTTTAAATAATTTGCCAGTAGTATTAGAAGAACTAACAAAAGATATTCCTGCTAAGTTTAAAGAAGTTGAGTTTCAATATAATGAGATCGTTGTCAAAAAATATAATTTATCACAATTAGATGTTCCAAAAAGACTAGCTAATATTAATAAAGAAATAGTTAGTGTTCTATCAAAAAACAATGATGTTTTTCTTAAAGATTTACAAGATACATCGCATTTTGTTAATGATGAATTAAATGCAATTTCTAATGAATTAGATTCTGAAGTTAGAGCAAACGAGCAATTAGATAAAGTAATTGATGATTTAGTAGCTTGTAGTTTAGAAGCTGATAAATTATGTAAAGAAGTCAATGAAGAAGTAAATAAAATAAAAGATCAATATGTTTTATATAAAAATGAATTAGCAAACTTAGAAATGGAAACAAGAATTTTATTTAACTTTTTAGTAACTAAAAATAATATTGTTTCACAACACATGTCTAGTAAATATATTGCTTCGGATTTAGAAAAACAAGCACGCGATTTACTGCCTAAAGTAAAAGCTATTATTATGGCATTAAATGCTTATATGCAAAGAATTACTGATATGAGAAGTGATGAAAAAAGGTTATATGATGAATATAATAATATGCTTTATATTATAAAAGATTGTGAAGCAAGATTAAGAGCAATGAATCTTCCAATGCTTTCCCAAGCATACTATGATACAATCGAAGAATCAAAAACTGGATTAACTAGAATTATAAAATTACTAGATGCAAAGCCATTAAATATTAGTGTTATAAATAGTGAAGTAAGTAAATCTTGTGATGTTGTTTATAAGTTATATGATAATGCAAGAAATTTATTGAAAACAGCTCAAATGGCTGAAAATACAATTGTTTTTGGTAATCGTTATCGTTTAGTTAGACCTGAGGTTGATGTTATGATAACTAGAGCAGAATCTTTCTTTAATAATGGTGAATATACTAAATCTCTTTCAAGTGCAATTGAAGCGATTGAAACCATTTATCCTAGTATTAGAAAAGAGCTCTTAAAATATAAAACAGAACAATTAAAAGCAACTCCTATGCTATAG
- a CDS encoding phosphopentomutase (product_source=KO:K01839; cath_funfam=3.40.720.10; cog=COG1015; ko=KO:K01839; pfam=PF01676; superfamily=53649; tigrfam=TIGR01696) — protein MNFNRIFLIVLDSLGVGAMKDAKEYGDVNANTLKSILNAKDNVEIPNLISLGFTNLSDIEKYHNNQPKAIYTKMEEESVGKDTMTGHWEFMGIKTINPFITFTDTGFPDELIKELEEKTGRKVIGNKAASGTEIIDELGPRQMETGELIVYTSADSVLQIAAHEDIIPLKDLYRYCEIAREITMKDEWLLGRVIARPYIGEPNNFKRTSNRHDYALCPPQDTVLDYLKNAGLETISIGKIYDIFNGKGLSESNKTKSNYDGMQQTIEIAKNRDFKGVCFVNLVDFDANFGHRRDPIGYANALEEFDDQLTELLANLKDDDLLMLVADHGNDPCYSGSDHTREYVPLVIYYNKLKEGRRIDDVYSFASVGATIAKNFDVELPKIGSVLDI, from the coding sequence ATGAATTTTAATAGAATATTTTTAATTGTTTTAGACTCATTAGGTGTAGGAGCAATGAAAGATGCTAAAGAATATGGTGATGTTAATGCTAATACTTTAAAAAGTATTTTAAATGCAAAAGATAATGTTGAAATTCCTAACTTAATTAGTCTAGGGTTTACTAATTTAAGTGATATTGAAAAATATCATAATAATCAACCTAAAGCAATTTATACAAAAATGGAAGAGGAAAGTGTTGGAAAGGATACAATGACAGGTCATTGGGAATTTATGGGAATTAAAACGATAAATCCTTTTATTACATTTACTGATACAGGCTTTCCTGATGAATTAATTAAGGAATTAGAAGAAAAAACAGGAAGAAAAGTTATTGGAAATAAAGCAGCTAGCGGTACAGAAATTATTGATGAACTTGGTCCAAGACAAATGGAAACTGGTGAATTAATTGTTTATACTTCTGCTGATAGTGTTTTACAAATTGCTGCTCATGAAGATATTATTCCATTAAAAGATTTATATCGATATTGTGAAATTGCTCGTGAAATTACTATGAAAGATGAATGGTTATTAGGAAGAGTAATTGCAAGACCTTACATTGGTGAACCAAACAATTTTAAACGTACTAGTAATCGTCATGATTATGCTTTATGCCCACCACAAGATACCGTTTTAGATTATTTGAAAAATGCTGGTTTAGAAACGATATCTATTGGTAAAATTTACGATATTTTTAATGGTAAAGGATTAAGCGAGTCAAATAAAACAAAGTCAAATTATGATGGAATGCAACAAACAATTGAAATCGCAAAAAATAGAGATTTTAAAGGAGTATGTTTTGTTAACTTGGTTGATTTTGATGCAAACTTTGGTCATCGTCGTGATCCTATTGGATATGCAAATGCTTTAGAAGAGTTTGATGATCAATTAACAGAGTTATTAGCAAACTTAAAAGATGATGATTTATTAATGTTGGTTGCAGATCATGGAAATGATCCATGTTATAGTGGAAGTGATCATACTAGAGAATATGTTCCATTAGTAATTTATTATAATAAATTAAAAGAAGGTAGAAGAATAGATGATGTTTATAGCTTTGCAAGTGTTGGTGCAACTATTGCAAAAAACTTTGATGTTGAACTACCTAAAATAGGAAGTGTTTTAGATATTTAA
- a CDS encoding putative membrane protein (product_source=COG4709; cog=COG4709; pfam=PF08006; superfamily=90123; transmembrane_helix_parts=Inside_1_87,TMhelix_88_110,Outside_111_114,TMhelix_115_137,Inside_138_141,TMhelix_142_164,Outside_165_182): MNRDLFLRDLRNELRPLSLSEQEQIIDEYLSIFEIKRDEGLSDEEIIRELGNPRKIASQFLKEFNMENEYQYSSSSYSNNNYNSNRRIGLFIAMILFDVFIGIWLAFSAIMTLCAFLFSGFVMIVTSIALPFVVGTFSPLAAFASFFIVVGLGLIFIAMSMSLFRLLFIGLSKHINWLKSLL; encoded by the coding sequence ATGAATAGAGATCTTTTTTTAAGGGATTTAAGAAATGAGTTAAGACCATTAAGTCTTAGCGAGCAAGAACAGATCATCGATGAGTATCTATCAATATTTGAAATTAAAAGAGATGAAGGATTAAGTGATGAAGAGATAATTAGAGAATTAGGTAATCCAAGAAAAATTGCTAGTCAATTTTTAAAGGAATTTAATATGGAAAATGAATATCAATATTCTTCAAGTTCTTACTCGAATAATAATTATAATAGTAATCGAAGAATTGGTTTATTCATAGCTATGATATTGTTTGATGTTTTTATTGGAATATGGTTAGCGTTTAGTGCAATTATGACTTTATGTGCATTTCTATTTTCTGGATTTGTAATGATTGTAACAAGTATTGCTTTACCATTTGTTGTTGGTACTTTTTCACCACTAGCAGCTTTTGCTTCATTCTTTATAGTTGTTGGTCTAGGTTTGATATTTATAGCAATGAGTATGAGTTTATTTAGATTGTTATTTATCGGTTTATCAAAACACATAAATTGGCTAAAAAGCTTACTATAA
- a CDS encoding cysteine desulfurase (product_source=KO:K04487; cath_funfam=3.40.640.10,3.90.1150.10; cog=COG1104; ko=KO:K04487; pfam=PF00266; superfamily=53383) produces the protein MIYLDNAATTKVNSDVLNTLYKLYDEYFMNADSPYLPASNIHDLQEQARSNLAKLLKVNNDELIFTSCGSEANNMAIKGIAYKFLDKKNKHIITSMIEHSSVYETMKQLEEFGYSITYLKPNKFGKIENSDILNAIREDTILISVMKINSELGSINELESIYDEIKRINSDIIVHCDCVQAFGKYDLNLNQFDLTSFSAHKINGVKGSGLLYKKRKVNLIPLLSGGQQEFNLRAGTSSYQQNIVLAKTLRLYLEKREDINLKERYEYIYNLLENDARINVNSSKENNSFFIINFSIPNYKPEVILNALEKDEIYISTKSACSSNVKRSRVIDSLDILDEYKDSAFRISFDLDTTIGELDKFYQKLNDCLNMIMKG, from the coding sequence ATGATATATTTAGATAATGCTGCAACTACAAAAGTAAATAGTGATGTTTTAAATACACTATATAAGTTATATGATGAATACTTTATGAATGCTGATAGTCCATATTTGCCAGCTAGTAATATTCATGATCTACAAGAACAGGCTCGTAGTAATTTAGCTAAATTACTAAAAGTTAATAATGATGAATTGATTTTTACTTCTTGTGGTTCTGAAGCAAATAATATGGCAATTAAAGGTATTGCATATAAATTTTTAGATAAAAAGAACAAGCATATTATTACCTCAATGATTGAACATTCATCAGTTTATGAAACAATGAAACAATTAGAAGAATTTGGTTATAGTATTACTTATTTAAAACCAAATAAATTTGGAAAAATCGAAAATAGTGATATTTTAAATGCAATTAGAGAAGATACTATTTTAATTAGTGTTATGAAAATTAATAGTGAGTTAGGTTCAATTAATGAATTAGAAAGTATTTATGATGAAATAAAAAGAATAAATAGCGATATTATCGTTCATTGTGATTGTGTTCAAGCATTTGGAAAATATGATTTAAACTTAAACCAATTTGATTTAACTAGCTTTTCTGCTCATAAAATAAATGGTGTTAAAGGTAGTGGGTTATTATATAAAAAAAGAAAAGTTAATTTAATTCCATTACTATCAGGAGGACAACAAGAATTTAATCTTCGTGCTGGTACAAGTTCATATCAACAAAATATTGTTTTAGCTAAGACACTAAGATTATATTTAGAAAAAAGAGAAGATATTAATTTAAAAGAAAGATATGAATATATTTATAATTTATTAGAAAATGATGCTCGAATAAATGTTAATTCAAGTAAAGAAAATAATTCGTTTTTTATTATTAATTTTTCGATACCTAATTATAAACCAGAAGTAATTTTAAATGCTTTAGAAAAAGATGAAATATATATATCAACTAAATCAGCATGCTCAAGTAATGTTAAGCGTTCACGTGTTATTGATTCATTAGATATTTTAGATGAATATAAAGATAGTGCTTTTAGAATAAGTTTTGATTTAGATACAACAATAGGCGAACTTGATAAGTTTTATCAAAAATTAAATGACTGTTTGAATATGATTATGAAAGGGTAG
- a CDS encoding putative membrane protein (product_source=COG5658; cath_funfam=3.90.1150.10; cog=COG5658; superfamily=82866; transmembrane_helix_parts=Outside_1_3,TMhelix_4_21,Inside_22_25,TMhelix_26_44,Outside_45_53,TMhelix_54_76,Inside_77_95), whose protein sequence is MNSYYLYVLVIIAIFLQFIISKFQKPILLNIIPAIYTVAILSYAIYSKKLIDNLFLISVLVIFGYGMLWRVGTVFYDSKNEKIKKELEKMKIKDM, encoded by the coding sequence ATGAATAGTTATTATTTATATGTATTGGTTATTATTGCTATCTTTTTACAATTTATTATTTCTAAGTTTCAAAAACCAATTCTTTTAAATATTATTCCGGCAATATATACTGTTGCTATACTTAGTTATGCAATTTATTCAAAGAAGCTAATTGATAATTTATTTTTAATTAGTGTATTAGTTATTTTTGGATATGGGATGTTATGGAGAGTTGGAACTGTATTTTATGATTCGAAAAATGAGAAAATAAAAAAAGAGCTTGAAAAAATGAAGATAAAAGATATGTGA
- a CDS encoding hypothetical protein (product_source=Hypo-rule applied; cath_funfam=3.40.50.150): protein MKKIVGLTEDEIWVEVVFKDNPKLTLEFYVDYETNKVYQMESCIYDENDVCIENTRPKQYAPTQ from the coding sequence ATGAAAAAAATTGTTGGTTTAACAGAAGATGAAATATGGGTTGAAGTAGTTTTTAAAGATAATCCTAAACTTACACTTGAATTTTATGTTGATTATGAAACGAATAAAGTATATCAAATGGAAAGTTGTATCTATGATGAAAACGATGTTTGTATTGAAAATACAAGGCCAAAACAATATGCACCAACTCAATAA
- a CDS encoding thioredoxin-related protein (product_source=COG2143; cath_funfam=3.40.30.10; cleavage_site_network=SignalP-noTM; cog=COG2143; pfam=PF00085; superfamily=52833) translates to MKKFLSVLALLFVCIGLVGCNSSSTATPSDVEKKIEAKESFIVVVTSTTCSYCEEYKPIVKKFTDDIKDASLMEVVIDKLDNDEKNDFIVKYAISGTPTTLFFKDGELKTMVARVLSENELEEMYNEYVK, encoded by the coding sequence ATGAAAAAGTTTTTAAGTGTCTTAGCACTACTATTTGTATGCATTGGGTTAGTTGGATGTAATTCATCAAGCACTGCAACTCCAAGTGATGTTGAGAAAAAAATTGAAGCAAAAGAATCATTTATTGTTGTAGTTACTTCAACAACATGTTCATACTGCGAAGAATACAAACCAATTGTAAAAAAATTCACTGATGATATCAAGGATGCATCACTTATGGAAGTAGTAATTGATAAATTAGATAACGACGAAAAAAATGATTTTATTGTTAAATATGCAATTTCAGGTACACCAACAACACTATTCTTTAAAGATGGTGAACTTAAAACAATGGTAGCACGTGTTTTAAGTGAAAATGAACTTGAAGAAATGTATAATGAATATGTAAAATAA
- a CDS encoding thiamine biosynthesis protein ThiI (product_source=KO:K03151; cath_funfam=3.30.70.1510,3.40.50.620; cog=COG0301; ko=KO:K03151; pfam=PF02568,PF02926; smart=SM00981; superfamily=143437,52402; tigrfam=TIGR00342) encodes MEDLILIRYGELSTKGKNRRYFIDKLEGNIKKKLKAYPNIKIKSQRDRMYIFFDEYNVEEILSNLKNVFGIQSFSLAKKVDSDYQVIEDTVMKIIDFKKYETFKVITKRGDKSFSMISDEVNRAIATRILKETDLKVKMKEYDLAINIDIRYKYSYIFFDKIEGAQGYPVGVSGKGLLMLSGGIDSPVAGYMVMKRGVSVEAIHFASPPYTSAKALNKVLKLASKYLEYTDQVVVHNVPFTKMQLEINKHVDENYSMTILRRMMYRISEMIAKDRNCEVLVNGESIAQVASQTLTSMAVINEVTSMPIIRPLACFDKLDIIEIAKKIDTYETSILPYEDCCTIFLPPNPVINPKIDKAINNEERFDFEKLLQECFEETERIVINAKTYHKVLNIEEDVF; translated from the coding sequence ATGGAAGATTTAATATTAATAAGATATGGTGAATTAAGTACAAAAGGTAAAAATAGACGATATTTCATTGATAAATTAGAAGGAAATATTAAGAAAAAATTAAAAGCATATCCAAATATAAAAATTAAAAGTCAAAGAGATAGAATGTATATTTTCTTTGATGAATATAATGTAGAAGAAATTTTAAGTAATTTAAAGAATGTTTTTGGTATTCAATCATTTTCATTAGCAAAAAAAGTAGATAGTGATTATCAAGTTATTGAAGATACTGTAATGAAGATAATAGATTTCAAAAAATATGAAACCTTTAAAGTAATTACTAAAAGAGGAGATAAGTCATTTTCGATGATTTCTGATGAAGTTAATCGAGCAATTGCTACAAGAATTTTAAAAGAAACTGATTTGAAAGTTAAAATGAAAGAGTATGATTTAGCAATCAATATTGATATTCGTTATAAATATTCATATATTTTCTTTGATAAAATAGAAGGAGCACAAGGTTATCCTGTGGGTGTTAGTGGTAAAGGGCTATTAATGCTTTCAGGTGGTATTGATTCACCTGTAGCAGGATATATGGTTATGAAACGTGGTGTTAGTGTTGAAGCAATCCACTTTGCATCACCACCATATACATCAGCAAAAGCTTTAAATAAAGTTTTAAAACTTGCTAGTAAATATTTAGAATATACTGATCAAGTAGTTGTTCATAATGTTCCTTTTACTAAAATGCAATTAGAAATAAATAAACATGTTGATGAAAACTATTCTATGACAATTTTAAGAAGAATGATGTATCGAATTAGTGAAATGATTGCAAAAGATCGTAATTGTGAAGTTTTAGTTAATGGTGAATCTATTGCTCAAGTCGCAAGTCAAACTTTAACTAGTATGGCAGTTATTAATGAAGTAACTAGTATGCCAATTATTAGACCACTTGCTTGTTTTGATAAATTAGATATTATTGAAATTGCTAAAAAAATTGATACTTATGAAACTAGTATTTTACCTTATGAGGATTGTTGTACTATTTTCTTGCCACCTAATCCAGTTATTAATCCTAAAATTGATAAAGCAATAAATAATGAGGAACGCTTCGATTTTGAAAAATTATTACAAGAATGTTTTGAAGAAACAGAAAGAATTGTTATAAATGCTAAAACATATCATAAAGTTTTAAATATTGAAGAAGATGTATTTTAA